Part of the Terriglobia bacterium genome, CTAACTGAGCGCATTTGAAATACCCCCTCGTTCCGCAAAGTGAGTTGTGTGAAAACCGTCAGATTTTGCCACGGTGCGGCTGTTGCTCCTTAATCACCAAGACTTGGTTAAGTGCGTCTATCGTGCTGGTGTGCAAGGGCCATCAAACTTATTTTTGTCCAGGCGTCCGGATGGTCCCAACTTCGCTGGAGGCAGATCCTCGCCGAGGTAAGCCGTCGGCTCAGCATCGTCCTCTTCGTGCGGATTGATGCCTCCTCCTTGCCCGGTCAAAAAGGCAACCGCAGCTATTTGACCGGCCCTTGACCGCTTCTGGAATCCACGCTATTCTTGCCCCCTGAAAAAAAGTGCCTGCCGTAATCGCTTGGACCGAATGCGCATCCTCGGGCAACAATTGCAGGGCCAGGGATTTGGCATCCGCGGGAGGGCTCTCTTGAATTTCAGTGTCGCTCCGGGTCAAGCATCCGGGCCTGCGAATCGGAGCCAGCTTCCCCCCGGCGCTGGGGCGCTTCGCCGGTTCTTGATATTCGCGGCGTTGTTAGCGCTGTGCTTCGCAGGGCCTTTCGGTAACCTGGTACGATTTGCTTTCGAATCAAACCTGTTCTCATATGTGCTACTTGTGCCTTTTATCTCCGGCTACCTCGTCTGGGTTCGGAGGAAGGATGTGGCGCTCACGGCCCGCGGGGCTTACTTGCTTGCCGCGATCGCGGCTGCAGTGGGTTTCGGGCTGCTCATGGCTGCACGACCCGGTTTCTCTGGAGTGTGGATTGAAGCGTCGGGGAACCTCCTCACGATTCAAATGCTCTCCTTTTCCTTTTTGCTCTGGAGCGGAGGCTTCGTCTTCCTGGGCTGGCAGACGATGCGTGCGCTTGCATTTCCTGCTCTGTTCCTGGTTTTCGTGGCGCCGATTCCACTCTCGATCGTGGGGACGCTGGAGACGGTTCTGCAACATGCTTCAGCAGACTGGTCCTATAGGCTCATCGAACTCGCAGGAATTCCCGTGTACCGATCCGGCATCAACTTTCATATGCCCGGGATCGCGTTCAGCGTAGCTCAGGAATGCAGCGGGATCCGTTCGACGCTCGTTCTGTTTTTAAGTTCACTCGTAGCCGGTCACCTGTTCCTTCGTACGGCCTGGAGGCGATGGGTTTTTGCCTCGATCGTGATTCCCCTAGGAATAGCCCGAAACGCTTTTCGCATTCTCGTCCTTGCCGTGCTGTGTGCGCGAGTCGACCCGTCCTATATCCATTCCTCTATCCACAGGAACGGTGGCCCGGTATTTTTCGTCCTCTCGCTCGTTCCGTTTGGAATAATCCTGTTCTGGCTTTGGCGAACGGAAAGGAAGGGTAAGCGCTAA contains:
- the xrt gene encoding exosortase; the encoded protein is MNFSVAPGQASGPANRSQLPPGAGALRRFLIFAALLALCFAGPFGNLVRFAFESNLFSYVLLVPFISGYLVWVRRKDVALTARGAYLLAAIAAAVGFGLLMAARPGFSGVWIEASGNLLTIQMLSFSFLLWSGGFVFLGWQTMRALAFPALFLVFVAPIPLSIVGTLETVLQHASADWSYRLIELAGIPVYRSGINFHMPGIAFSVAQECSGIRSTLVLFLSSLVAGHLFLRTAWRRWVFASIVIPLGIARNAFRILVLAVLCARVDPSYIHSSIHRNGGPVFFVLSLVPFGIILFWLWRTERKGKR